The Candidatus Palauibacter australiensis genomic sequence GTCCTCGACCTCCGTCGCGTAGCCGTCGATCGTGAAGCGCAAACCGTCGGCCGGCGCGAGCTCGAACCCCGCGCTGGCGGAGCGCGACGTCTCCCCCCGGAGCGGCGACGCGCCGACCGCCTCGGCTTCCGGTGCGTCCACCGGGTACGTGCCCGCCTCGAACGGGGCGATCGCGCCCGGCTCGTCCGGATCCGCGCGGCGCCCCGCCGTGACGTGTCCGTAGCGCGACTGGCTCAGCGCGGGCGGCCGGAATCCCGTGGACACGCTCGCCCGGAAGGCGGCGGCCCCGGAGAGGGCCAGGCGCAGCCCGAATTTGCCGGTCAGCGAGCCGCCGACACCGCTGCCGATATCCCTGCCGATATCGCTGAAGCGTTCGTAGCGTCCCGTCGCGGAGAGCAGGAGCGGCCGCAGGAGAGGCGCCTCGACGTCGCCGTGGAGGCTGAAACTCGACCGGGTCCAGGTCCCGGCCTCCTCCGGCCGGAAGCCGGTGAAGCGTTGAGAGCCCGCCGCCGCCACGCCGCCGCTCTGGGTCGGGTGGAAGCCGTCGACCCTCGACGCGGGTTCCCCCGCCAGGATCCGGTACCCGTCGAGGCGGAACGTCCCCCCGAGCGCGACGCGTACCGGCCCGGCGCCGAGTCCCGTCTCGATTCGCCGCCCCACGTCCGCGTTCGCGAGGAACTGGTGGTTCTCGAGCGCGCCCGTGGAGAACCGGGTCCGGTTCGGAATCCCCGGGTCGTCCGCGGTCCCCGGGATCCCGTCCGCGCCGGGCGCGCACGCCGCTTCGAGGCAGGGTCCGAGCGACGGGTTGAGCGTGTCGAACAGGTCGTTGTCGATCCGGTTCGAGCCGTACTGGGCGCTCAGGTCCCAGCTCCAGCCGGCCTCCGCGTCTGCCTCGGAGCCGTCCTCCGCGTCTGCCTCGGAGCCGTCCTCGAAGCCGCCCTCTGAGCCGCCCCCCGCGCGGCGCCGGAAGCCGGTGACGAGAGACACGTCGCGGGTGTCGGCGTCGAAGCTCGGCAGAAAGCCGAGCGGATGGATCCCCGGCCAGTTGCGGTCGTCCATCGAGCGCACGAAAAAGCCCGCGTGCCGGTCCCGTCGCCGGCTGTAGCCTCCGACGGCGTAAAGTTCGGCGCCGCCGGGGCGGTCGCCCGCCGCCGCGAGGGGGAGTTCGAAGTTGGCGAACACCATGACGTTCGAGGACTCGCCGTCTCCCCACAGGTGGTTCGGCTGCCCCACCTCGTTGTGCTTGCGGATGACGAGGCCCCGGTCGACGAAGTCCGCGTCCCCCGGGAGGACCTGGTCGCGGCCGTCGGCCCCCGCGCGGTTCGTCGGTTCCCGCTGGCTGAACGCGCCCGTGAGGTTCAGGACGCCGCCGCGGCCGACGCCGAGTCCCCAGTGCCCCGAGAAGTCGTAGCGAAGCCCGTCGTCATCCCATTCGTCCGGGAAGTGGTGGCCGACGGAGGCGATGAACTCCGGCGCCGAGACCGCGTTCCGGAGGCGCAGGTCGATGACCCCGGCGATCGCGTCGGCGCCGTGCCGCGTCGTGCCTCCGTCGCGCGCGACCTCCACCCGGTCGATCGCCTGCAGCGGGAAGGCGTTCATGTCCACGCCGCTCGCGCCCGGAAAGGCGCCGGCGCCCAGCGTGTGCACGACCGCCGTGGCGTGGCGGCGCTTCCCGTTCAGGAGGACGAGCGTGTGGTCCGGCGACAGCCCCCGCAGGTGGAAGGGCCGAACGCCCGACGTCAGATCCGTGACCTGTCGGCGCGGGAAGTAGGCGGACGGCAGGAGTTCGCCGAGGGCCGAGGCGAGTTCCGCCTGTCCGGCCTCTAGCATCTCCGCCCGCGAAAGAACTTGGACGGCCGCCGTCCCCCGCTCGTGGTTGGCCCCGGCGAGGGTGTCCGGGAGTGCGCGCTCCGCCTGTCCGGTCTGCGCCTCGGCGACCCGGGGCGCGGCGGCGGAGTACGTGGCGGCGCCGGCGAGGGCGCACGCCCCCGCGCAAACCGCCGAAGCGAAGCTACGGCTACGTATCCTCGCGGTTGGGATCGGCCTGTCGGTCATCCCGCATGTTCACACGCGCTCGCGCCGAGCGCGAACCTGCGGCCTCCGACCCGGGCGGCGGCGCCCCCCACCCACCCGCGCTAGCGGTTCCGCAGCGTGATCGAGATCGCGCCCACGAAGCCGTCACCTCCGTAGCGGGCGGATGCCTCGGTCCGCGTCAGAATCTCGATCCGGCCCACTTCATCGATCGACAGATCCCGGATCGCCCCGATCGTGTCCGGCTCCCGCCGCTCGTTGATCCTCAACTGCACCGCCTGCATCGAGCCGGCGCGGGCGCTCGAGGTCGCGGAAATGAGGAGGATCACCTCCCCCGCACCGCTCATCCGCTCGAACCTCAGGAGCTGGTGCCGTCGCAGCAGGTCGTACACGCTCATTTCGGGCAGGTTGAGAAGATCTTCGGCGCGAATGATCTCGGAGCTGAACGCCCGCCCGGATCCCCCGCTGCCCCCACCCGCGAGCGATCCGACTTCCTCCCTGGCCTCGGGCTCCCCGGTCAGCGAGATGAACAGATCCTGCTGTGCGAGCGGCGCCGCCGTCGTGTAGGGGACGGCCTCGCCGCGCCGGTCTCCGACGAGAGCCCGCAGCGAGACCTCCAGGTCCTTCGGCAGTCCGCACATGATGTAGAGGCCTTCCAGGTTGGTCTGGACTTCGATGCGCTGCCTGGCATTGTCCTGAACCCAACTGGCGGCGACGGTCCCGCCGGGAACGATCGTCTGCGCTTCGGGGTCCGTCAGGTAGCCCACGACGGCCGCTTCCGTCGCTTCGTCGCCGTCGGGACAGAAGTCGCCGAACGACTGGGCCGCCGCGGTGTTCGCGACGACGAGAAACAGGACGGGCCCCGGAAGGCGCAAGAGCAAGTGCCGCATGTCGATCCTTCTCCTCTCCGATGGTTCTCTCGGCTGTAGCACGGGAATGCCGGACTGACGCGGCTGGATGCCGCAGTGCGGGCGATCCACCAACCTTTTAGGATACTCCGCGTCCGATTCGCGTTTAGTCAGGGGCGGTCCGGATGCCGACAACCCCGGTCGCTTATGATACCCCGCACCATGCCGTGGGTGCCGCCCCGGGTCTTACGGAGGAACCGCTGAGCAAGATCGACAGACGAGACTTCGTGCGCCGCGCCGGACGCTGGGCGGGAACCGCCGCGCTCGCGCCTTCGCTCGCAGGTCTCGCGGCGCGTGCCCGGCAGGCAGCCGGGTCCACGCCCGGGACGGCTCGCGGATCCGCCGGATATGGGCCCCTGCGCCCCGCGGGTCCGGAACTCGCCCTGCCCGAAGGGTTTTCCTACGTCCTGCTCAGCGTGGAGGGCCGTCCGATGTCCGATGGCCGGCCTACGCCCCGCGCGCACGACGGAATGGGGCTCTTTCCGGTGAGCGACGACGTCGTCCGCCTGGTGCGAAACCATGAAGACCAGGACCCGCCCGGCGTCGCGGTCCCGCTCGTGTCCCCCGAACTGGCGTACGATCCCCTCGCGGGCGGCGGCACGACGACGCTGGAGGTCCGGATCGAGGCGGATGGGCGTTCGGTCCTCGTGCGCGATTTCGTGAGCGCGGGCGGGACGATGATCAACTGCGCCGGGGGGACGACCCCGTGGCGCAGTTGGCTGACGTGCGAGGAAACGACCTTCGGACCGGGGCGCGGCTGGACCGTGCCGCACGGGTACGTGTTCGAGGTCCCCGCCGACGCGGACGAAGCGGTCCGGGCCGAGCCGATACGGGACATGGGACGGTTCACGCACGAGGCCGTCGCGGTGGATCCCGCGACCGGGTTCGTCTACGAGACCGAGGATTACAACCGCCGCTCCGGGTTCTATCGCTTTCGGCCGCATACTCCCGGCGTTCTGCGGGATGGAGGCGTGCTGGAGATGCTCGCCGTGCGGGGGGCGCCGCAGGTGGATCTCCGCACCGGCCAGCGGCCGGGCGAGTGGCGCGAGGTCGAATGGGTGCCGATCGAGAACCCCGACCCCCCCGAGGCCGAGCGCAACTCGACCGCGGTGTGGATGGAGGGATTCGAGGCGGGCGGGGCCCGGTTCTCCCGGCTCGAAGGCTGCTGGCACGCGGACCGGAGCATCTACTTCCACGCGACGAACGGGGGCGACGCCCACCTGGGCCAGGTCTGGCGCTACGTGCCGGACGAAGAGGCGCTCGCGCTCGTCTTCGAGTCGCCCTCCGAGGATGTACTCTCCGGTCCGGACAACCTCACGGTGAGTCCCCGCGGCGGGATCCTCATCTGCGAGGACAACTCGGGCGAGACGCACCTCCGGGGGTTGTCGCCCGCGGGGGAGATCTTCCCCTTCGCCCGGAATCTCCTGAACGTGCGCGAGTTCGCGGGCGCGTGCTTCAGTCCCGACGGCCGGACGCTGTTCATCAACATCCAGGGAGACACGATCTCGATGGGCCCGGGCAATCTCGGCCAGACGTTCGCCATCTGGGGACCCTGGGAGCGGGGGCCGCTCTGAGCCGGCGCGGGGCCGCGCTGGGCGTGGCGCTCGCCGCCGCCCTCTCCGGCCAGGCCTGCGTGTGGTCCGTGCCCCTCGCGACGACGCCCTCCACCGACCCGACACCGTCCGCCGACCCGTCGCTCTACGCCGTCGGCTGGACGCAGACCGGCATCGCCTCGTGGTACGGGGAGCCGTTTCACGGCCGGACCACGGCGGCCGGCAACACTTACGACATGGATGCCATCTCCGCCGCCCACCGGACGATCCCGTTCGGGACACGGCTCCGCGTGGACAACCTCGACAACGGGCGCTCCATCGACCTCGACGTGACCGACCGCGGCCCCTTCGTGCCCGGCCGCATCCTGGACCTGTCGCGGGGGGCGGCGAGGGAGCTCGAGATGATCGGGCCCGGTACGGCGCGCGTCCGGATCACCGTCCTCGGGACGGCGACCCCGGTCTCCGCGCGCGGCGGCTGCGTCGTCGTCCAGGTCGCCTCCTTTCGGGAGCGCCGGAACGCCGACGCCAAGCGGCAGGAGGTTACGCGGGCGGGGTTCGAAGCTTCGATCGAGCCGTACGAAAGCATGTACCGCGTCGTGGCCGGCCCCTTCGCGGATGGGCCGGCGGCCGGCCGCGCGCGCGAAACGCTGGGCGGGTTCATGCGCAGCTGCTGACGGTCGCCAGACCGCGGCGGGGGGAGGCCGACCGCCCGCTAGCCCGTGACCTCGCTCGCACTTGAGTCGTGCTAGTGCGGAATAGCGAAGGTCGGGTGCCTCGGGTAACTTTCGGCACCCCCTGACTGCTTGCCGTCCGCGTGACGGCACGGCCCCCCGGGGTCCAGGAACCCGGGCAGGTCGAGAGCAGCGGTCTCCTGGTGGAGGATGTATGCTTCGCAGAACTCACGCGCTCGTCGCGCTTGCCGCTCTCGCGGTCTTCTCGGGTCCCGCCGCCGCCGCGCTCGAGGGGCAGGCCGGCCGGTATTTCGGCCGGAACAAGGTCGTCTACGAGTCCTTCGACTTCGAAGTGCTCAAGACGCAGCACTTCGACATCTACTACTACGAAGAGAGCGCGGTCGGCGCGCAGATGGTCGGCCGCCTGGCGGAGCGCTGGTACGCCCGCCTCTCCCGGGTGCTCAATCACGAGTTCCGTCAGCGACAGCCGATCATCCTCTACGCCGACCATCCGGATTTCGAGCAGACGAACACCTCCGGCCAGTTCATCGACGAAGGCACGCAGGGCTTCACCGAGATCCTGAAGCGGCGCCTCGTGATGCCGATGATGGTGTCGATCCACGAGACCGACCACCTGCTCGGCCACGAACTCGTGCACGCCTTCCAGTTCGACATGACGGGGCAGGGGACGGGCGGCCCCGGGCTGGACGTGCCCGGGGCGATCCGGCTCCCGCTGTGGTTCATCGAAGGCATGGCCGAATACCTCTCGATCGGACCCATCGACCCGTTCACGACGATGTGGATGCGGGACGCCCTGGATCTGGAAGACGGGTTCCCGACGATTCCGGAACTCGCGGACAGACGGTACTTCCCGTACCGCTACGGCCACGCCTTCTGGTCCTACATCGGCGGCGCGTTCGGAGACGACCGGATCGGCCGGATCCTCAACCTCGCCGCACGCACCGGCAATGCGCTGGCGGCGATCGAAGCCGTCCTCGAGGTGCCGATCGGAGAGCTGTCGGACCGCTGGAAGACCGAACTCGAGACCTATTTCGCGGACGCGCGCGAGGAGACGCGCTCCCCCGACGACTACGGGCGCCGCGTCGTCTACGAGCCGCCCGATGAGGGGAAGCTGCACCTGGGTCCGGCGCTGAGTCCCAATGGCCTGGACATGGTCTACGTCTCGCAGAGCGACCTCTTCTCCATCGAGATGTTCGGGGCCGACGCGCGCACCGGAGAAGTGAAGCGCCGCCTCACGAACAACGCGGTCGACCCGCACTTCGAGAGCCTCCAGTTCATCCACTCGGCGGGGGACTGGCACCCGAACGGCCGGCTCTTCGCGGTCGCCGGCATCAAGACGGGCAATCCCCTGCTCACGATCATGGAGGCGGAGAGCGGAAACATCGTCGATGAGATCCCGGTCGAGGGGTTTCAGTTGGGCGCGATCTTCACGCCGAGCTGGTCGCCGGACGGGTCGCACATCGCGTTCAGCGGCCACTCCGCCGGGTTCACCGACCTGTACGTGATCAACGTCGAGACCGGGCAGCTGAGGCGGCTCACGGAGGACCCGTTCGCCGACCTCCAGCCCGCGTGGTCGCCCGATGGCCGGTCGGTGGCGTTCGCGACGGACCGCTTCACGACCGACCTGGAGTTGCTCGTCCCGGGAACCTACCAGGTCGCGCTGCTGGATCTCGAAAGCGGGGAGATCGAGCCGCTTCCGGGCTTCGACGACCAGTTCCGAAACTACAATCCGCAGTGGTCCCCGGACGGCCGGAGCCTGTACTTCGTATCGGACCACGACGGGATCGCCAATCTCTACCGGCTCGACCTCGAGACGCGGGAGCGGTACCTGGTCACCGACCTGTGGACCGGCGTGAGCGGGCTCACGGCCATCAGCCCGGCCGTGTCCGTGGCCCGCGCCACGGGCGACGTCGCCTTCAGCGTGAACAAGGGCGGGCCGTTCAGCTACGAGATCTACGTGATCGACGACCCGGACGTCCTGGCCGGGGTGCCGGCGCCGGAGATGCTCGTGGGCGTCGACGCCTCGATCATCCCGCCGCGGGAACGGATGTCGACCGCCCACGCGGATCTGCTCGCCAACGCCCGCCTCGGCCTGGCCGACACGATCACCTTCGAGGACGCCGAGTTCCGGTCCCCGCTGTCCCTCGATTTCATCTCGCAGCCCACGATCGCCTTCGGGGCGAGCGACTTCGGGGTCTTCTTCGCGGGCGGCGCGGCGCTGTTTTTCTCGGACCTGCTCGGAAACCGCACGCTCCAGACCATCCTCCAGGTCAACACGAGCTTCGGGGATCTGCTTCAGGGCACGGCGGCCCTGGCAGGTTACGAGAACCGGTCCAGTCGCTGGAACTGGGCCTTCATCGGGGGGCAGGTGCCGTTCGTCACGCGGCAGATCGGGTTCCATCAGGTTCAGGTCGGGAACAGGCCCGTGAACGTCATTCAGGACTTCCGCTGGTTCGAGATCAACCGGGAGCTGACCGGGATCGTCGCCTATCCCTTCAACCGGAACTCGAGGATCGAATTCTCCGCCTCGGCACGGCAGATCGACTTCTCCGGTGAGATCGAGGAGATCGCCTTCGACTTCTTCACCGGTCAGCCGTTGACCAACCAGGTAACGGATCTCCAGGACTGCGAGGGAGAACCGCTGTCGTTCAACCGTCAGCCCTGCGCCTTTGAGTCGCTGTACACGGCGAGCGGAAGCGCCGCCCTCGTGTATGACAGTTCGATCTTCGGCGGCACGAGCCCCATCGCCGGGCAGCGCTACCGTCTGGAGGTGGAGCCGGCCGTCGGAACGCTGAACTTCCTGACGGTGACGGGTGACGTCCGCCGATACGTCCGCGCCGGACCGCTCACGGTGGCCGGACGGGCCCTCCACTTCGGGCGCTGGGGGGGTGGGGCGGACGACCGGCGCCTGGGCCGACTCTATCTCGGGGTGCCATCCCTCGTTCGCGGGTACGACAACCGGTCCATTGATGTCGCCGAGTGCACGGTCGCGAGCCAGGTCGCGTTCTCCAACTGCCCTCTCATCGGGAACCTCATCGGCAACCGCGTGGCGGTAGGCAACCTGGAGCTGCGGCTTCCGCTCCTGGGCGGGATCGGGGTGATCCGGGCCCCGGGCGTACCGCCGGTCGAGGTCGGCCTCTTCTATGACATGGGCAAGGCGTGGTCGGGCGAGACGCCCCTGAACTGCCCGGATGCAAACTGCTCGTTCGAGGATCGGACCTGGGTGTCGAGCGCCGGCTTCCTGACGAGGGTCAACGTCTTCGGCCTCATGATCGCGGAGATCAACTTCGTCCGGCCCTTCGATCGTCCCGGAAAGGGCTGGATCTGGCAGTTCAACCTGACGCCCGGCTTCTGACGGCGGGGATCGCGAACGCCGCGGCCGCCGCGGGCGGCGATTCATGGGCCTGATCCGGAGTTGGCTGGTCAATGCGGCGGCGCTCTACGCGACCGCATGGCTCCTCGCCGGGGTCCGGGTCGACAGCCCGGAAGCGCTCATCGGAGGGGCGCTCGCGATCGGCCTCATCAACGCGACCGTCCGGCCGGTTCTGCGTCTCGTGACCTTTCCGATCACGGTCCTGACGCTGGGACTGTTCTACTTCGTCCTCAACGGCCTGATGTTCTACCTGGCGGCGTCACTGATCCCGGGGTTCGAACTCGCCGGCCTCGTCACGGCCGTCGGCGGCGCGCTCGTCATGTCGATCGTCGCGACGGTACTGCACGTCTTCCTCAAGCCGCGCAAGAAGAAGTAGCCGACGACGGCGCCGGACGTCGGCGGGCAGCTAGGCGTAGTAGGGATTGCTGCCGGCGGCGTGGTCGGTCACGTCCTGCACGTCGACGATCTCCGGTGCCGCGTCCCGGATCATCTGCTTGATCCCCTGCGTGAGCGTCACGGAGGCCATGCCGCAGCCCTGGCAGCCGCCCCCCATCGTCACGTAGACGACGTTGTCGCGGATGTCGACCAGGCGCACGGTGCCGCCATGCGACGCCACTCCCGGGTTGATCTGCTCGTCGATGACGCGGCGCACGCGGTCGACGAGGGGCCCGTCCAGCGGCGCGGAGCCGAGCGGCTGGATGTTGGGGTTGTTGAAATGAAAGCCCGAGCCCTGGAGCGACTCCACCCAGTCGATGCGGGTTCCGGCGAGGATGTCCGCGCTCTTCGAATCGACGACGACCTCGAAGCCGGGGACGTCGAACGACTGGTCCTCGGCTTCCCGCTCGAAGGGTTCGATGAGCGCCATCTCGTACTCCGGCGCGATGGGGCTCGCGTTCTGAACGCTGACGCGTACCGCGAGGCCTTCCGCGGGGTCCTCGCTGATGAACGATCGGATCCGCTCGCTCGCGGCGTCGGTGAATGTCAAAAGATCCTTGTCGGACACGTTCTCTCTCTCCTTGGCGGTCTTGGCGGCCACGGCCGCCCTCAGGTCGCCCCCGCGGCCACGGCCGCCCTCAGGTCGCTCGCCGTATAGAGGACCATGGTCCGCAGACCCGCCCCCTCCAGCGTGGCTTTCCCCCCCTCCTCGCGGTCCACGAGGCCAAGCACCCCGAGTACCTCGCCGCGCGCGCGATTCACCGCCTCGACCGCCTGGAAGGCGGAGCCGCCGGTCGTGATCACGTCCTCCACGACGACGACCCGCGCGCCGGGCTCGAAGCAGCCCTCGATCAACTGGCCCTTGCCGTGCCGCTTGGCGCGCTTGCGAACCGAGAACGCGTGGATCGGATCCCCCGCGCGCCAACTGGCGGCGGCGATGGCGTAGGCCAGCGGATCCGCGCCCATCGTGAGGCCGCCGACCGCATCCGGCCGCAGTCCGGCGTCCCGGATGGCCGCGAGACCGACCTCGCCCATCAGCACCTGGCCCTGCGCATGCATGGTCGAGGTCCGGCAGTCGATGTAATAATCGCTCCGGGCGCCGGAGGCGAGCACGAAATCCCCGAGCCGGAACGAGCGCTCGGCGAGCAGGTTCAGAAGTCTCGTATGGGCGGAACTCAGCGGAACCTCCTGGTGTTCTGTGCCGAACTAGCTGACCTGGCGAATCGCCTGGCCGGATTCGGCGTGGCAGCGGGCACAGAGCCCGTACAGCTTGAGTTGACGTCTCAGTACCTGGAAACCCGACTGCCTGGCGACCTCCGTCTGGAGGCGGTTGAGTTCATCGCGCTGGAACTGGACCACGTCTCCGCACGCCGTGCAGATCAGGTGGTCCTGCTGCGCCGGGCCCACCTGCGCCTCGTATCGCTTGAACCCCTCGTCGAAGTCGTGCTCCGTCGCGAGGCCGACGCGAACCAGGAGGCTCAGGGTCCGGTAGACCGTCGCTTTCCCCGCACGCTCGCCGTCGTCCCGCAGGCGCTCCACGATCTCGTCCGCCGACAGGCGCCGCCCCGACTCGAACAGGACTCGCGAGATCGCTTCCCGCTGATGAGTGACGGGCAGATGATGCTCCTGCAGCGCGGCCCGAAAGAGGCCGAGCATCACGGCGGCGCAGCCGAGAGGCGGTCGGGGGGTGAGGGTGTCCGTAGTCATGGTGCTGGTGGTCGTGTTCTCAACGCGCTGAGAAGATAAGCGCCCTCGTCACGCCTGCAACCAGCGCGCCTCGAAATCGTCCACGACCTGCCTCAACAGGCGATCGACCGGGGAGGCCGGCCGGGGCGTGAGGTATCGGTCCGAAAAGCGGTTGAGCGCGACGCGGAGGGCCGTGAAGGCCTTCGCGGCGTCGCGATAGCAGCCGTCGAGTTGCTGGCGGCGCGCGAA encodes the following:
- a CDS encoding TonB-dependent receptor, with amino-acid sequence MTDRPIPTARIRSRSFASAVCAGACALAGAATYSAAAPRVAEAQTGQAERALPDTLAGANHERGTAAVQVLSRAEMLEAGQAELASALGELLPSAYFPRRQVTDLTSGVRPFHLRGLSPDHTLVLLNGKRRHATAVVHTLGAGAFPGASGVDMNAFPLQAIDRVEVARDGGTTRHGADAIAGVIDLRLRNAVSAPEFIASVGHHFPDEWDDDGLRYDFSGHWGLGVGRGGVLNLTGAFSQREPTNRAGADGRDQVLPGDADFVDRGLVIRKHNEVGQPNHLWGDGESSNVMVFANFELPLAAAGDRPGGAELYAVGGYSRRRDRHAGFFVRSMDDRNWPGIHPLGFLPSFDADTRDVSLVTGFRRRAGGGSEGGFEDGSEADAEDGSEADAEAGWSWDLSAQYGSNRIDNDLFDTLNPSLGPCLEAACAPGADGIPGTADDPGIPNRTRFSTGALENHQFLANADVGRRIETGLGAGPVRVALGGTFRLDGYRILAGEPASRVDGFHPTQSGGVAAAGSQRFTGFRPEEAGTWTRSSFSLHGDVEAPLLRPLLLSATGRYERFSDIGRDIGSGVGGSLTGKFGLRLALSGAAAFRASVSTGFRPPALSQSRYGHVTAGRRADPDEPGAIAPFEAGTYPVDAPEAEAVGASPLRGETSRSASAGFELAPADGLRFTIDGYATEVEDAILLSSPLARGASGLIDHLLAGFAAESVRFFSNAIDLRSYGIDAALTWGRRLGDASRLEFGASAGWGQVRARCPEDDIAACAKENEALRDESFRIYHGFDVYFLEEGRPDWRGRFTTSFTSGAFEASLGANVYGAQEELRALGSGEHPHRIRLLEPKVTFDAGVHVDVAGGWRLTVGGENLFDAFPARVDAFGGIFPYRSFSAMGFNGRYLYARLQAAAF
- a CDS encoding DUF839 domain-containing protein — its product is MRRAGRWAGTAALAPSLAGLAARARQAAGSTPGTARGSAGYGPLRPAGPELALPEGFSYVLLSVEGRPMSDGRPTPRAHDGMGLFPVSDDVVRLVRNHEDQDPPGVAVPLVSPELAYDPLAGGGTTTLEVRIEADGRSVLVRDFVSAGGTMINCAGGTTPWRSWLTCEETTFGPGRGWTVPHGYVFEVPADADEAVRAEPIRDMGRFTHEAVAVDPATGFVYETEDYNRRSGFYRFRPHTPGVLRDGGVLEMLAVRGAPQVDLRTGQRPGEWREVEWVPIENPDPPEAERNSTAVWMEGFEAGGARFSRLEGCWHADRSIYFHATNGGDAHLGQVWRYVPDEEALALVFESPSEDVLSGPDNLTVSPRGGILICEDNSGETHLRGLSPAGEIFPFARNLLNVREFAGACFSPDGRTLFINIQGDTISMGPGNLGQTFAIWGPWERGPL
- a CDS encoding septal ring lytic transglycosylase RlpA family protein, coding for MALAAALSGQACVWSVPLATTPSTDPTPSADPSLYAVGWTQTGIASWYGEPFHGRTTAAGNTYDMDAISAAHRTIPFGTRLRVDNLDNGRSIDLDVTDRGPFVPGRILDLSRGAARELEMIGPGTARVRITVLGTATPVSARGGCVVVQVASFRERRNADAKRQEVTRAGFEASIEPYESMYRVVAGPFADGPAAGRARETLGGFMRSC
- a CDS encoding BamA/TamA family outer membrane protein produces the protein MLRRTHALVALAALAVFSGPAAAALEGQAGRYFGRNKVVYESFDFEVLKTQHFDIYYYEESAVGAQMVGRLAERWYARLSRVLNHEFRQRQPIILYADHPDFEQTNTSGQFIDEGTQGFTEILKRRLVMPMMVSIHETDHLLGHELVHAFQFDMTGQGTGGPGLDVPGAIRLPLWFIEGMAEYLSIGPIDPFTTMWMRDALDLEDGFPTIPELADRRYFPYRYGHAFWSYIGGAFGDDRIGRILNLAARTGNALAAIEAVLEVPIGELSDRWKTELETYFADAREETRSPDDYGRRVVYEPPDEGKLHLGPALSPNGLDMVYVSQSDLFSIEMFGADARTGEVKRRLTNNAVDPHFESLQFIHSAGDWHPNGRLFAVAGIKTGNPLLTIMEAESGNIVDEIPVEGFQLGAIFTPSWSPDGSHIAFSGHSAGFTDLYVINVETGQLRRLTEDPFADLQPAWSPDGRSVAFATDRFTTDLELLVPGTYQVALLDLESGEIEPLPGFDDQFRNYNPQWSPDGRSLYFVSDHDGIANLYRLDLETRERYLVTDLWTGVSGLTAISPAVSVARATGDVAFSVNKGGPFSYEIYVIDDPDVLAGVPAPEMLVGVDASIIPPRERMSTAHADLLANARLGLADTITFEDAEFRSPLSLDFISQPTIAFGASDFGVFFAGGAALFFSDLLGNRTLQTILQVNTSFGDLLQGTAALAGYENRSSRWNWAFIGGQVPFVTRQIGFHQVQVGNRPVNVIQDFRWFEINRELTGIVAYPFNRNSRIEFSASARQIDFSGEIEEIAFDFFTGQPLTNQVTDLQDCEGEPLSFNRQPCAFESLYTASGSAALVYDSSIFGGTSPIAGQRYRLEVEPAVGTLNFLTVTGDVRRYVRAGPLTVAGRALHFGRWGGGADDRRLGRLYLGVPSLVRGYDNRSIDVAECTVASQVAFSNCPLIGNLIGNRVAVGNLELRLPLLGGIGVIRAPGVPPVEVGLFYDMGKAWSGETPLNCPDANCSFEDRTWVSSAGFLTRVNVFGLMIAEINFVRPFDRPGKGWIWQFNLTPGF
- a CDS encoding phage holin family protein, which gives rise to MGLIRSWLVNAAALYATAWLLAGVRVDSPEALIGGALAIGLINATVRPVLRLVTFPITVLTLGLFYFVLNGLMFYLAASLIPGFELAGLVTAVGGALVMSIVATVLHVFLKPRKKK
- a CDS encoding iron-sulfur cluster assembly accessory protein encodes the protein MSDKDLLTFTDAASERIRSFISEDPAEGLAVRVSVQNASPIAPEYEMALIEPFEREAEDQSFDVPGFEVVVDSKSADILAGTRIDWVESLQGSGFHFNNPNIQPLGSAPLDGPLVDRVRRVIDEQINPGVASHGGTVRLVDIRDNVVYVTMGGGCQGCGMASVTLTQGIKQMIRDAAPEIVDVQDVTDHAAGSNPYYA
- the pyrE gene encoding orotate phosphoribosyltransferase; this encodes MSSAHTRLLNLLAERSFRLGDFVLASGARSDYYIDCRTSTMHAQGQVLMGEVGLAAIRDAGLRPDAVGGLTMGADPLAYAIAAASWRAGDPIHAFSVRKRAKRHGKGQLIEGCFEPGARVVVVEDVITTGGSAFQAVEAVNRARGEVLGVLGLVDREEGGKATLEGAGLRTMVLYTASDLRAAVAAGAT
- a CDS encoding Fur family transcriptional regulator, with the protein product MTTDTLTPRPPLGCAAVMLGLFRAALQEHHLPVTHQREAISRVLFESGRRLSADEIVERLRDDGERAGKATVYRTLSLLVRVGLATEHDFDEGFKRYEAQVGPAQQDHLICTACGDVVQFQRDELNRLQTEVARQSGFQVLRRQLKLYGLCARCHAESGQAIRQVS